The following DNA comes from Cedecea neteri.
GCCGTCCGGCGAGGGCCGGATATAGTCATCCTCAGCAGTCAACGCAGGCTTATAGAGCGTGTTTTGATCTAACTTCAGCTGGCCGTGGAGCAGGATTGTGGGGTTAATCAGGCATTTCAGGGTTACACCCGCATCCGTTGACGTTTGCGGCCGCCCAATCAGTCCACTCTGGCTATTAAGACTCACGGGCGGGTGCGCTTTTTCAGCTGCGTTGAAATAGTCCAGCCGGTCATTCGACAGCTTCCAGGTGGCCTTGCACAGCTTACCGATTTGATCGAGATAGCTGCTGACTTTGCCGTGGAAGGTATACCCTCTGGGAAACTTCGTTTCAGGAAAAGGCGGCAACCTGCCGGGCAGAACGCCAAAAGGTTTCAGCGCGCCAGCCGCAAACTGGTACATGTCATATACCGTGTAGCCTTTAGCAAGCGTGGCGCTAAGCACTGCGGACATCAGCGCCTCATGGCCATCAATGGCCTGAATTAAAATCCAGTCGTCAGGAGTATCCTCTCGCCCCGTCATCCAGATGCGAATGTCGCCGCTGAAGATCACCCCAAAGTTCATGCCGTCTCGCGGCCCCCACTCGACAGGTTCGACAACCCGAATTTTTCCCACTTCGCTGCTGCTTACCACCGGTTCTAATCCGTTGTAGCCCGCAATCAGCCGGATTTTGCTGTACTCCTTCTGGGCAATACGATTCACGTTGTCCGGCGCGAGATTATAGATTTTCACCTCGGCCGTTTTGGGTGAGCTGCCGGCATGCCAGTCGATTTTAAACGTCACCTTAAAACCAGAGAGCGCAATGCCACTACCGTCTTCCTTCAGAAGCTGGAGCTCAAAGTGGCGAGACCAGTTTTGACTCATCTCCTCCCCCTTAATCTGCCGTCACGAAGTAAAGATGGCTGCCGCGCCCGAGATCGGTTTTGCTCGGGTAATCCTGAGCCTCATTATCACAGCCGATCCATAGGCCTCCGCCAAACCCAAGCCAGGTATATGGCGCCAATAAATCAGCACCAGCCACCAGCGGGATCCCGCTCACGATGGGCTGGTTGTCCGCATCGAGAATATCCAGAACCCAGCCTGCAGCATCCCGGTAAAGCAGCCGCATGCGCAGGGTCTGCCCGGCAAGTTGGATCGTAAATACCTGGTTATCCGCGCTGAGGGGAATTTCTGCAATTGACATGGTCTCTCCTCATTTTTTTTTCAGGCTGAAGCGGCGTAATTTTGCCCGCCCCCATGGGAGTGGTAACCACTTTTTCGCCCTTATCGCCGACCGAAGCTGTAGTTACCCCTTCATCCATCGCCGTTTTAGGCGCTGCCGGGCGCGCTTCCGTGGCCGTCATTAATACTTCAGCCAGCACCAGCTTGCAGCCAAGAATGTTTTCCGATTTGACGCCGGTCGTCACATTCAACGTTTTGATCAGCATATTGTCGTAGGAACGACGGCGGGTGATGACCCTAAAGGGCTCTGCTTTTGTCTGTAGATCAAGCAACTGCTGGTAAATTTGTGCCGGGCTGGGGCCCGCGCTTAGCCAGGAGCCGAGCGCGGTCGTATTGGCAAAGTCAACCAGTGAACCGCCTGCCTTAAAGAGGCAATCAATCGTTACCTCGCCGGGCTCGGCCCAGGCATGGTCGCTGATGTTTGGGCCAAACTCGACGGGATGAGAGGCGATTTTCAGCGTGTCCGAATGGAGTTCGCTAATCACCACATCCGGCACCAGAAAACCCGAGAAGCTCGTGCGCGGCTGAAAGTAAGCACCAAAAATATCCATTAGCTCATGCTCCTTTCGTACTGCTGCGCCAGTTGAGAATGAACGTTGAACAAACGCTCAGATGTCTCGGTCGCCGCCAGATGAGGTTCAGAGACGCCATTCACGAC
Coding sequences within:
- a CDS encoding phage baseplate plug family protein, which gives rise to MSIAEIPLSADNQVFTIQLAGQTLRMRLLYRDAAGWVLDILDADNQPIVSGIPLVAGADLLAPYTWLGFGGGLWIGCDNEAQDYPSKTDLGRGSHLYFVTAD
- a CDS encoding phage baseplate protein, translated to MDIFGAYFQPRTSFSGFLVPDVVISELHSDTLKIASHPVEFGPNISDHAWAEPGEVTIDCLFKAGGSLVDFANTTALGSWLSAGPSPAQIYQQLLDLQTKAEPFRVITRRRSYDNMLIKTLNVTTGVKSENILGCKLVLAEVLMTATEARPAAPKTAMDEGVTTASVGDKGEKVVTTPMGAGKITPLQPEKKMRRDHVNCRNSPQRG